The following proteins are encoded in a genomic region of Paenibacillus sp. FSL R7-0273:
- a CDS encoding sensor histidine kinase has protein sequence MKGSDPILIILVLLILLVIVQTVYILHYKSQVRNIGNQLSFIMEHHSFKFITTQLKPREISSLVRECNALLDRQRAVDQRFSRKNEEMNATITSLSHDIRTPLTALGGYLQLAQRSQDQQDKDQYISQARSRIEQIIKLVDELFLYTKLQNPEYVFELESFDIVGLLKRNLFTFIDDFSRSGSEPELKLPELAVSVMGDISAAERIFANIISNYLKHGEGPFTVACEEKEDTVCIRFTNQLKEGSRVNVEQIFTRFYKEDPSRTVHSSGLGLSIVKALMGKMDGHTEAACTEHTFSISVNFKKTVKEHAHGR, from the coding sequence ATGAAAGGAAGTGATCCTATCCTTATCATTCTGGTATTACTCATACTGTTAGTGATAGTCCAAACCGTGTATATCCTGCATTATAAAAGCCAGGTCAGGAATATCGGCAATCAGCTGTCGTTTATTATGGAGCATCATTCATTCAAGTTTATTACAACACAATTAAAGCCGCGGGAAATCAGCAGTCTGGTCCGTGAATGCAATGCCCTGCTGGACCGTCAGCGGGCGGTCGATCAGCGGTTCAGCCGTAAAAATGAAGAGATGAATGCCACCATCACCAGTCTGTCGCATGATATCAGGACTCCGCTTACGGCACTGGGCGGCTATCTCCAATTAGCGCAGCGTTCACAAGATCAGCAGGACAAGGATCAGTACATTTCACAGGCCAGGTCGAGAATAGAGCAGATTATCAAGCTGGTAGATGAGCTGTTTTTGTATACCAAGCTTCAAAATCCGGAGTATGTCTTTGAGCTTGAATCCTTTGACATTGTTGGACTGCTGAAACGGAACCTGTTCACCTTCATTGATGATTTTTCCCGGTCGGGATCTGAACCTGAGCTAAAGCTCCCGGAGCTGGCCGTTTCTGTTATGGGGGATATCAGTGCCGCAGAGCGGATTTTTGCAAATATCATCAGCAATTATCTCAAGCATGGGGAAGGGCCGTTTACCGTTGCTTGTGAGGAAAAAGAAGATACTGTATGCATACGCTTCACCAATCAGCTAAAGGAGGGCAGCCGGGTTAATGTTGAACAGATTTTTACCCGTTTTTATAAGGAAGACCCTTCCCGTACCGTTCACTCTTCCGGGCTTGGCCTTTCTATTGTGAAAGCGCTAATGGGCAAGATGGATGGACATACAGAGGCTGCATGCACAGAGCATACCTTTAGCATCAGTGTTAATTTCAAAAAAACAGTAAAGGAGCATGCACATGGGCGGTAA
- a CDS encoding response regulator transcription factor, protein MGGNGSGRRILIVEDDWHINGIIRDGLTSAGFACTQAYSGSEGKMNLAAQEYHLIVLDLMLPGLSGEQFMHYLRKELKSGIPVIILSAKDGLDHKLNLFALGADDYVTKPFELEELIARIHVHIQRNNAGEPVKTFRHKNLLLDTDAYSAKVHGTALNLTRQEYRIVELLVKNPDRVFTKQDLYELAWDELYMGEDKTITVHISNIRSKIKPYDSEAYIDTIWGIGFRLCK, encoded by the coding sequence ATGGGCGGTAACGGAAGCGGCAGGCGGATTCTGATCGTTGAGGATGACTGGCATATTAACGGGATTATCCGTGACGGCCTTACATCAGCAGGCTTTGCGTGCACACAGGCGTATTCGGGCAGTGAGGGGAAAATGAATCTGGCTGCCCAGGAGTACCACCTTATTGTGCTTGATCTGATGCTTCCCGGGTTGTCCGGCGAACAGTTCATGCACTATCTGCGGAAGGAGCTTAAGTCCGGCATTCCGGTGATTATCCTCTCGGCCAAGGACGGGCTGGATCATAAGCTGAACCTGTTCGCGCTAGGGGCTGACGATTATGTGACCAAGCCCTTTGAGCTCGAGGAGCTGATTGCCCGCATTCATGTTCATATTCAGAGAAATAACGCCGGTGAACCAGTTAAGACTTTCCGGCATAAAAATCTGCTCTTGGACACAGACGCATACAGTGCGAAGGTTCACGGGACGGCGCTCAATCTGACCAGGCAGGAGTACCGCATTGTTGAGCTGCTGGTGAAGAATCCGGACCGGGTGTTCACGAAGCAGGATCTCTATGAGCTGGCTTGGGATGAGCTGTATATGGGCGAGGACAAAACAATAACCGTGCACATCAGTAATATCCGCAGCAAAATCAAACCGTACGACAGTGAAGCCTATATCGATACAATCTGGGGAATCGGCTTCCGGCTGTGTAAATAA